DNA sequence from the Manihot esculenta cultivar AM560-2 chromosome 11, M.esculenta_v8, whole genome shotgun sequence genome:
tgggtaaatgatttttctattatttaataatcGCAAAGAAATAAACGAACTATACGTCCACCAGTACTCTAAAATTTCAAGTTTCCTCAAAAATGTCAATTCTCTCTCCGGCAACCACGGCAAGCTCAGCGAACTCACCGCCACAAGCATCTCCAGAGTTCAATGCGAACTGCCAGTCTATCCCTTCTCTTCCTTTTCCGAATAATCCCCACCTCTCGTTCCTCCCGCTTCGCTCCAATCCCACTTCACGCCGCCGCATTCTCCAGGCCACGTTTTCCCCCCAGCCGCCTCCACTGTCGGACCCGCCTCCCGA
Encoded proteins:
- the LOC110626095 gene encoding uncharacterized protein LOC110626095 — protein: MSILSPATTASSANSPPQASPEFNANCQSIPSLPFPNNPHLSFLPLRSNPTSRRRILQATFSPQPPPLSDPPPENDPILPEGNFASFSGLQDRVQIFLAVLLWISLFFWSAACDGRNNGSGRPNKWSQFRR